Part of the Tolypothrix sp. PCC 7910 genome, GTAGTTCGGCGTTGCGTTCGATAGTTTCCACAGCGCGCAGAGTAGTTATTTCATTTAAATTACGTTTTTTGAGTAATTTTGCCCACCCTAAAATTGGATTTAAAGGCGATCGCAATTCATGAGAGACGATGGCAAGAAATTCATCTTTGATGCGGTTTGCGGCTTCGGCGGCTTCTTGCGATCGCTGGCGCGCTTCTGCTTCTGCTAATGCTTTATCTCGTAGGTGTTTATATTCCTGAACTCGAAATGTTAAATCAGTAACATCTTGAATGGAAAACAAGGCATAAAACTCATCACCATCAGCTTGTACAGCAGTTACCGTGGTGTGCTGAATGCGATATTTTTCTTGGGGTAACGGTACGGGAATAATATATTGATGCAGTTGGGAAGAAAATATTGTAGGTGGCCCACCTTGAAAAATTTGCTGCAAGCGGTTAATGTAGCGCGGTTGATCGAGATGGGAGAAATATTCCAGAATTGAATTACCTAAAATTCGACTGCGGGGAATTTGTGTCCATTCTTCTAAACTGCAATTCCAGAATAAAACACTGTAGTCTGACTGTAGAACAAAAGCTCCTAAAGTAATTTTATCTAGAAGGGCAAATTTTTCTTGAGCTTGTTCGATTCTATTCATATAATCATCAGACTGCTTTGAAAACTTTTTCTACTATATTTTGCGAGATTTTTGCTTTTTATGATACTCCCATCTCCTGATTAATCACTTGTAGTAAGGTATCAAATGTCTCTAATTCAAATATTAAAATAATATCTCCAATCAGTTCTAATTGTTCAATTGTAAATCTTGCTTGTGCTAGCAAAATTTTGGATTCGCTTACATTTGCAGATGCTAATAAATTTTCAATTTTATCTTCTAAATAAACAGGTATTGTGTAAGCCATGTGCTGTCTTAACACATTGCCAATTGAACCCATTACCCCATTAATTACAATATTCCCAATTTCGCTTAATGTACCAATTTTAACTGCATCTAAGTCAGTTGAACCTGGTTCTTCACCAGTCAAAACTGCTACTAATGAGGAAGCACTGTCAGTCGGGAAAATCAAGCCAGCTGTACCATAAAATGGGCCTGTAAAGCCGAGTCTCACAGCTGCTAAACTGTCTTCATGAAATCTTAAAGCTAATTCTTCATAGGCATCCGCAGCTGTTAATACCTTCACAAACGGAATTTCCAAACGAATGTGAGAGTTTACCATCTCATTGAGTAAACTTGCTGCCCTACCAACTCCAATATTAATTAATTCTTGTAGGGCATCTAATTGTTCTGCTGTCACATTCATCTTGGCTTTATTCCTTTGTATTGAGAACTTGCTGAACGGCTGCACGCAATTCCTGTTCTTTTGGTGGTTTATTAATGAAGTTTGCTGCACCTAACTGATAACTTTGATTGCGTGAGCCTTCTTGAATATCGGCTGAGATAATGATGGTAGGAATTTTTAATTGTTCATCTTGGAGAGCCTGCAAAAATTCAAACCCATTCATGTCAGGCATTAAAATATCAGCTAAGACGCAGCTTGGCTGATGCTTGTGAACCATTTCTAACCCTTCGCGTCCATTACTAGCTTCGAGAATTTCATAGCCATCTACTTGCAGGAATTTCCGAATCATTCTGCGAGAGAAGGCTGCATCATCGATAATTAAAACCAATGCCATCAGCTTTACCCTTTTGACCTGTGACTTCCAAAGATTACTTAATTAGTTCCTTCTTGGATTATCCATAAAAATTGAGCTTAAATAGAAAAATTTACTTTAGTTAATGTAAGAGTTTTTATTATGGATAAGCACAAATTAGTTTTTAAAAAAAGTTATTACAAATGGCAATTTTATCTATTGAGAACAGACTGTTGATTACACATTTTATCTACTTTTATT contains:
- a CDS encoding PleD family two-component system response regulator, which codes for MALVLIIDDAAFSRRMIRKFLQVDGYEILEASNGREGLEMVHKHQPSCVLADILMPDMNGFEFLQALQDEQLKIPTIIISADIQEGSRNQSYQLGAANFINKPPKEQELRAAVQQVLNTKE
- a CDS encoding chemotaxis protein CheX produces the protein MNVTAEQLDALQELINIGVGRAASLLNEMVNSHIRLEIPFVKVLTAADAYEELALRFHEDSLAAVRLGFTGPFYGTAGLIFPTDSASSLVAVLTGEEPGSTDLDAVKIGTLSEIGNIVINGVMGSIGNVLRQHMAYTIPVYLEDKIENLLASANVSESKILLAQARFTIEQLELIGDIILIFELETFDTLLQVINQEMGVS